Proteins from one Rhodoflexus caldus genomic window:
- the gmk gene encoding guanylate kinase: MALGKLLIFSAPSGAGKTTIVKHLLQKYPSLLSFSVSATTRERRPYEVDGKDYYFISPEAFQAHIAAGDFLEYEQVYNGTLYGTLKNEVERIRQAGKHVIFDVDVIGGLNIKKQYGDDALAVFVKVSSIDELARRLMGRNTESEEKRRERVEKARREVQYAEKFDVILLNDHLPTALQQAEELFEQFAGVQVEKV, translated from the coding sequence ATGGCGCTTGGAAAGCTCCTTATCTTTTCGGCTCCATCGGGAGCAGGCAAAACAACCATTGTTAAACACTTACTGCAAAAATATCCTTCGCTGCTGTCCTTTTCGGTTTCGGCAACCACGCGCGAGCGGAGGCCATACGAAGTTGACGGCAAAGACTATTATTTTATCAGTCCGGAAGCTTTTCAGGCGCATATTGCCGCAGGCGATTTTCTGGAATATGAGCAGGTCTATAATGGTACGCTCTACGGCACGCTGAAAAACGAAGTTGAGCGCATCCGTCAGGCCGGCAAACATGTCATTTTTGATGTGGATGTAATCGGCGGTTTGAACATAAAAAAACAGTATGGCGATGATGCGCTGGCCGTTTTTGTTAAAGTCAGCTCCATAGACGAGCTGGCACGGCGGCTGATGGGGCGCAACACCGAGTCGGAAGAAAAACGCCGCGAACGTGTGGAAAAAGCCCGCCGCGAAGTTCAGTATGCCGAAAAGTTTGATGTCATTCTGCTCAACGACCACTTGCCCACCGCCCTGCAACAAGCCGAAGAACTGTTTGAACAGTTTGCAGGGGTGCAGGTGGAAAAGGTTTAA
- a CDS encoding zf-HC2 domain-containing protein, with protein sequence MSSQDPNRLLFKEILPLVLDGEADENQRAFFHKQIGDCPNCRQLYEQENAIKQVIKTRVARQQPPRDLLPTIQQQIQYHFSVSKT encoded by the coding sequence ATGAGTAGTCAAGACCCCAATAGGCTCTTGTTTAAAGAGATTCTTCCGTTGGTTTTAGATGGTGAAGCAGACGAAAACCAGCGAGCCTTTTTCCACAAGCAAATAGGCGATTGCCCTAATTGCAGACAGCTTTACGAGCAGGAAAACGCCATCAAACAGGTTATCAAAACCCGCGTGGCGCGCCAGCAGCCGCCTCGCGACCTGCTTCCGACTATTCAACAGCAAATTCAATATCATTTTTCTGTTTCTAAAACCTAA
- a CDS encoding sigma-70 family RNA polymerase sigma factor gives MTDNPTPVPRSEQENLQLFNREFVPHIDAMYNFAYKLTLDEDTAKDLVQDTYLKAFRFINSFTEGTNAKAWLFRILKNTFINDFRKKSKEPPKVDYQEVESVYNSEDVDENITVDLRSETVQDLIGDEVTNAINSLAVDFRTVIILCDLEGFTYEEMSKILDIPIGTVRSRLHRARTLLKRKLSEYARKMGYAGN, from the coding sequence ATGACAGACAACCCAACGCCCGTTCCGCGTTCCGAACAGGAAAACCTGCAACTTTTCAACCGCGAGTTTGTACCGCATATTGATGCGATGTACAACTTTGCCTATAAACTCACATTAGACGAAGACACAGCCAAGGACTTGGTGCAGGATACCTATTTAAAAGCTTTTCGCTTCATTAATTCATTTACCGAAGGAACTAATGCAAAAGCGTGGTTGTTTAGAATACTGAAAAACACCTTTATTAACGATTTCCGCAAGAAATCCAAAGAACCCCCCAAAGTTGACTATCAAGAAGTAGAAAGCGTATATAATTCCGAAGACGTAGATGAAAATATAACAGTAGATTTGCGTTCCGAAACAGTGCAGGATTTGATTGGGGATGAAGTAACCAACGCCATCAACTCGTTGGCTGTTGATTTCAGAACCGTTATTATTCTATGCGACTTGGAAGGATTTACATACGAGGAAATGTCAAAAATATTGGATATACCCATTGGTACGGTTCGTTCGCGATTGCACCGTGCGCGCACCTTATTAAAGCGTAAGTTAAGCGAATATGCCCGCAAGATGGGTTATGCCGGCAATTAA
- a CDS encoding glycosyltransferase family 39 protein, with translation MLSLFRINDPLRFLLAAVIFLLLRFGLFYGKQPATGADMLYQLIGERMAEGKQLYVDIWENIPPFSAGIFWLVHLLFGHSQSAYFIIGALLVIVQAGLLNRMALRYNLYNEKNYLPALFYCLFALVSFDMAMLSPPLLATVPLLLMLDNLFGLRDRIENERLFSLGVYVGSAILFYYPTALFILFALISAVFLRSLSPRQFLVIGLGVVFMALPIFTYYYYTNGFTLLLRNYWFTLFLPERFLLNNNLLFLLLALPAVSFLPAVSKVYASGMSFINFQQTTHRIMLFWLLTVGVSAFVFAGGFSGNSLILLAASYAFFMTHYILLLSKKWTTEITAMMLITALPAIGWVILNKQADMQPAVRYGYILPQAPLPLPQNAQRILVLDNRWQYYYRRQLATPYLRPELAAPHLQMLDRYATAQAVYLNIMADMPDLIICAPQITDKIRLFDRLQILRRWYRPHPQYPDFYYKQATPKQ, from the coding sequence GTGCTTTCTCTTTTCCGAATTAACGACCCTCTGCGTTTTTTGCTGGCAGCAGTAATTTTCCTGCTGCTTCGGTTCGGCTTGTTCTACGGCAAACAACCCGCCACAGGTGCCGATATGCTCTATCAGCTTATAGGCGAACGCATGGCCGAGGGCAAACAGTTGTACGTAGATATTTGGGAAAATATTCCGCCTTTTTCGGCAGGCATTTTTTGGCTTGTCCATTTGCTGTTCGGGCACTCTCAATCAGCCTACTTTATTATCGGGGCGCTGCTGGTTATTGTGCAGGCAGGGCTGCTCAACCGAATGGCGTTGCGCTACAACCTCTACAACGAAAAAAACTACCTGCCGGCGTTGTTCTACTGCCTGTTTGCACTTGTAAGTTTTGACATGGCCATGCTGTCCCCGCCGTTGTTGGCAACGGTTCCGCTGTTGTTGATGTTAGACAACCTTTTTGGCCTGCGCGACCGCATAGAAAATGAGCGCCTCTTTTCTCTTGGCGTATATGTAGGCAGTGCTATACTGTTTTATTACCCAACGGCTTTATTTATCCTCTTTGCTCTGATTTCTGCCGTATTCTTGCGTAGCCTTTCACCCCGCCAGTTTTTGGTTATCGGCTTGGGAGTGGTTTTTATGGCACTGCCAATATTTACCTACTATTATTACACCAACGGATTTACACTGTTGCTCCGCAACTACTGGTTCACGCTCTTTCTGCCGGAGCGGTTTCTTTTAAACAACAACCTGTTGTTTTTATTGCTTGCTTTGCCTGCCGTGTCGTTCTTGCCGGCGGTATCCAAAGTATATGCAAGCGGCATGTCATTCATTAATTTCCAGCAAACCACTCATCGCATCATGCTTTTTTGGTTATTGACGGTGGGTGTTTCGGCCTTTGTTTTTGCAGGCGGTTTTTCGGGCAACTCGCTGATATTGCTTGCCGCGTCCTATGCCTTTTTTATGACGCACTACATATTGCTGCTCAGCAAAAAATGGACAACTGAAATAACCGCCATGATGCTTATAACAGCACTGCCTGCCATCGGGTGGGTTATCTTGAACAAACAGGCGGATATGCAACCGGCCGTCCGATACGGCTATATACTGCCGCAAGCCCCCTTGCCCTTGCCGCAAAACGCACAGCGCATATTGGTGCTGGATAACCGCTGGCAATATTACTATCGCCGACAGTTAGCCACTCCCTATCTGCGCCCCGAACTGGCAGCCCCTCATTTGCAAATGCTGGACAGATACGCAACCGCACAGGCCGTTTATTTGAATATCATGGCCGACATGCCCGACTTGATTATTTGTGCCCCGCAGATAACCGATAAAATACGCCTGTTTGACCGGTTGCAGATTCTGCGCCGATGGTATCGGCCACACCCGCAATACCCCGACTTTTACTACAAACAGGCAACTCCAAAACAATAA
- the rbfA gene encoding 30S ribosome-binding factor RbfA has protein sequence MESTRQRKFARLIQKELGDIFQKDLKEITGNHLVTITVVRVSPDLGIAKVYLSFLPDKGKTEKIDMLRENIKQIRQELAARIRHQVRIIPELQFFIDDTEEEAMRINQLLAGLNIPPAPAEEAEDSEE, from the coding sequence ATGGAATCCACTCGCCAGCGCAAGTTCGCCCGCCTGATACAGAAAGAACTGGGTGATATTTTTCAAAAAGACCTGAAAGAAATCACGGGCAATCATTTAGTAACCATTACCGTTGTGCGGGTTTCGCCCGATTTGGGTATTGCCAAAGTATATCTGAGCTTCCTGCCCGACAAAGGAAAGACCGAGAAAATAGATATGCTTCGCGAAAACATCAAGCAAATCCGTCAGGAATTAGCTGCCCGTATCCGCCATCAGGTGCGTATCATTCCCGAACTGCAATTTTTCATAGACGATACAGAAGAAGAAGCCATGCGCATCAATCAGTTGCTCGCCGGGCTGAATATTCCCCCGGCTCCGGCTGAAGAAGCGGAAGACTCTGAGGAATAA
- a CDS encoding neutral/alkaline non-lysosomal ceramidase N-terminal domain-containing protein, whose product MATDKNRRMRRIFIPLAIMIAVLVLWALLNGRDRTPGYELSLRITPPEQPVLRVGFAKVDITPIVSDTWTDANGDARFDKSEGDRWEDVNKNGRFDAVWMAGFQNKKPAQGVHDPLWARCMVIDDGRSRVALVALDIIGLGHNEVVKIRERIAASTGITYAIITSTHVHEGPDTIGLWGENYFFSGVNPEYMETVRQSTVQAIETAAANLRPALLRLATDSVGAAPMLADTRPPLVFDKSLHIIQAIDAQADTTLGTLLCWGNHPETLWSGNLLISSDFPHYWREYVEKGIYKGDSLIAKGLGGTAVFFTGAIGGLMTTHPDIAITDPVSGQTFTKGSFEKIDAQGKQLALLTFRALDSAARIPENTVRSAGIALRAQTFTIPLDNKLYKLAVALGVLDRGYSGWNQMRTEAAYLQIGDAIGLLCVPGEIYPEIVDGGIESPQGQDFTLSPQEIPPLRSMMQGRQRIVLGLANDEIGYIMPKSQWDADAPYTYDYQKAPYGEINSTGPEAGPIVHKALMKVINK is encoded by the coding sequence ATGGCGACCGATAAAAACAGGCGTATGCGCCGCATTTTCATCCCTCTTGCAATCATGATTGCCGTGCTTGTGCTGTGGGCGCTGCTCAACGGCAGAGACCGAACACCCGGCTACGAGCTGTCGCTGCGGATTACTCCGCCCGAGCAACCGGTCTTGCGCGTAGGTTTTGCCAAAGTGGATATTACACCGATTGTATCGGATACGTGGACAGATGCCAACGGAGATGCCCGATTTGATAAATCGGAGGGCGACCGATGGGAAGATGTCAATAAAAACGGGCGATTTGATGCGGTCTGGATGGCAGGTTTTCAGAATAAAAAACCTGCACAAGGCGTACATGACCCGCTTTGGGCGCGTTGCATGGTGATTGATGACGGCCGTTCGCGGGTGGCGCTTGTTGCATTAGATATCATCGGGCTGGGGCATAACGAAGTAGTCAAAATCAGGGAGCGCATTGCGGCTTCTACGGGCATTACCTATGCCATCATCACCTCTACACACGTGCACGAAGGCCCCGATACCATTGGCTTGTGGGGCGAAAATTACTTTTTCAGCGGTGTAAATCCTGAATACATGGAAACCGTGCGCCAAAGTACGGTGCAGGCCATAGAAACAGCTGCTGCCAATTTGCGACCTGCGCTGTTGCGATTGGCTACCGATTCGGTGGGTGCTGCGCCCATGCTGGCCGATACCCGTCCGCCGTTAGTGTTTGACAAAAGCCTGCACATTATTCAGGCCATTGATGCACAAGCAGACACTACGCTGGGAACGTTGCTTTGCTGGGGCAATCATCCTGAAACTTTGTGGAGCGGTAACCTGCTCATCAGTTCAGACTTTCCGCACTATTGGCGCGAGTATGTAGAAAAAGGCATTTACAAAGGAGATAGCCTGATTGCCAAGGGATTAGGCGGCACGGCAGTCTTCTTTACCGGTGCTATCGGCGGGTTGATGACCACCCATCCCGATATTGCCATCACAGACCCCGTAAGTGGTCAAACTTTTACCAAAGGTTCTTTTGAGAAAATAGATGCACAGGGAAAACAACTGGCACTGCTGACTTTTCGGGCGTTGGACAGCGCCGCCCGAATCCCCGAAAATACCGTCCGTTCTGCCGGTATTGCGCTGCGTGCCCAAACTTTTACCATTCCGTTAGACAATAAACTTTACAAACTTGCCGTAGCACTTGGCGTATTAGACCGAGGCTACAGTGGCTGGAATCAAATGCGCACGGAGGCTGCTTATCTGCAAATCGGTGATGCGATTGGTTTGCTGTGCGTGCCGGGCGAAATTTACCCTGAAATAGTAGATGGCGGCATAGAAAGCCCTCAGGGACAGGATTTTACCCTTAGCCCACAGGAAATACCGCCGCTTCGCAGCATGATGCAGGGCAGACAGCGCATTGTGCTGGGGCTTGCCAACGACGAAATCGGCTACATCATGCCCAAAAGCCAGTGGGATGCCGATGCCCCCTACACCTACGATTACCAGAAAGCGCCCTACGGAGAAATTAACTCCACCGGCCCAGAGGCAGGGCCGATTGTGCACAAAGCGTTGATGAAGGTTATTAACAAGTAG
- a CDS encoding endonuclease MutS2 codes for MLYPKNFEDKIGFDKIRQQLAECCSGSLGRAFVQRMRFSERYDVVHKLQSQTEEFRKLLAAGEAFPEGNFLDVSESLQKAAIEGAFLSEEEFFDLRLSLGTLHKCLEIIAKKDDKEIPHLKELSGGLAIDKLLLSEIERVIDERGKVRDNASPELRDIRGSILREQASVRKKIEQILRSLKAEGIASDEAQLTVREGRIVIPLPVEYKRRIKGFVHDTSASGQTVFIEPAEVLEINNEIRELMAEERREIVRILTRLTTRLRPHVEDLKKGYFFLGLMDFIRAKARFAMHFKAIFPELHKKPMLQWIGARHPLLQQHLQEVGRNIVPLNIRLDDKNRILLISGPNAGGKSVCLKTTGLLQYMLQCGIPIPVEEGSRAGIFQHLFIDIGDEQSIDNDLSTYSSHLKNMKAFLQLADNQSLCLIDEFGTGTEPQFGGAIAEAILEQLNERKVYGVITTHYANLKFYAENTPGIINGAMRYNVEALEPLFELEIGKPGSSFALEIAQKIGLPRVVTQSARQKVGKDKIDIEKLLKDLEIEKQFYKEKNDLLQTEKQLLAKTQAEYNRLRDFIETNRKQLINEAKAEAKRIVQEANQKIENTIRQIREQQAEKESTKQLRQELETFSRQLQPEEIKTISKPANVEKSEIELDDSPIEVGDYIRLKGTETVGEVVAVKGKEASIVIGELKSTVKINRLEKISRKSYRQLMPEKAAPSSNVGIDLNEKMSHFSFDLDVRGKRAEEALTEVSQFIDDAIMLSHQHLRIVHGKGDGILRTLIRDHLRKYKEVLRLEDEHADRGGAGITLVTLR; via the coding sequence ATGTTGTATCCGAAGAACTTTGAAGATAAAATCGGCTTTGACAAAATCCGTCAGCAGTTAGCCGAATGCTGCAGTGGGTCTCTGGGGCGTGCTTTCGTACAGCGTATGCGTTTCAGTGAACGCTACGACGTTGTGCACAAGTTGCAAAGTCAAACCGAAGAATTTCGCAAACTGCTTGCCGCGGGAGAAGCCTTTCCCGAAGGAAACTTTTTGGATGTAAGCGAAAGTTTGCAGAAAGCAGCCATTGAGGGCGCATTTCTAAGCGAAGAGGAGTTTTTTGACCTCCGCCTCTCCTTAGGTACGCTTCACAAATGTTTAGAAATTATTGCTAAAAAAGACGACAAAGAAATTCCGCACCTGAAAGAACTCAGCGGCGGGTTGGCAATAGACAAGCTGCTGCTTTCCGAAATAGAGCGGGTGATAGACGAGCGCGGCAAAGTGCGCGACAATGCCTCTCCCGAACTGCGCGACATCCGCGGCAGTATCCTGCGCGAACAGGCCAGTGTTCGCAAGAAAATAGAGCAGATATTGCGCTCACTCAAAGCAGAGGGCATAGCCTCCGACGAGGCACAACTGACTGTACGTGAAGGCAGGATTGTTATTCCGCTACCGGTGGAATACAAACGACGCATCAAAGGTTTTGTACACGATACTTCTGCAAGCGGGCAAACCGTTTTTATTGAGCCTGCCGAGGTATTGGAAATCAACAACGAAATCCGTGAACTAATGGCCGAGGAGAGGCGCGAAATCGTGCGCATTCTTACACGCCTTACCACGCGCTTGCGGCCGCATGTGGAAGACCTCAAAAAAGGCTATTTCTTTCTTGGACTGATGGATTTCATCAGGGCTAAAGCCCGATTTGCGATGCACTTCAAGGCGATTTTCCCTGAATTGCATAAAAAGCCCATGCTGCAATGGATAGGCGCAAGGCATCCGCTTTTACAACAACACTTGCAGGAAGTCGGCAGAAATATAGTGCCGCTCAATATTCGGTTAGATGATAAAAACCGCATCCTGCTCATTTCAGGCCCCAATGCAGGCGGTAAATCGGTTTGCCTGAAAACAACCGGTTTGTTACAGTACATGTTGCAGTGCGGCATTCCCATCCCTGTGGAAGAGGGTTCGCGTGCAGGTATTTTTCAGCATCTGTTCATAGACATCGGCGATGAACAATCCATTGACAACGACCTGAGTACGTACAGTTCGCACTTAAAAAACATGAAGGCATTTTTGCAACTGGCCGATAATCAGTCGCTTTGCCTGATTGACGAATTTGGAACAGGTACCGAGCCTCAATTTGGCGGTGCGATTGCCGAAGCCATTCTTGAACAACTGAACGAGCGCAAGGTATATGGGGTTATAACTACTCACTATGCCAATTTGAAATTTTATGCCGAAAATACGCCGGGTATTATTAACGGTGCCATGCGCTACAATGTAGAAGCGTTGGAGCCCCTTTTTGAACTGGAAATAGGTAAACCGGGTAGCTCATTTGCGCTCGAGATTGCTCAAAAAATCGGGTTGCCGCGCGTTGTTACGCAGAGCGCCCGCCAAAAAGTTGGCAAAGACAAAATTGATATAGAAAAACTGCTCAAAGACCTTGAAATAGAAAAGCAGTTCTACAAAGAAAAGAATGATTTGTTGCAAACCGAAAAGCAACTGCTGGCAAAAACACAGGCAGAGTATAACCGCCTGCGCGATTTTATAGAAACCAATCGCAAGCAACTTATCAACGAGGCGAAGGCCGAGGCCAAGCGCATTGTGCAGGAAGCCAACCAAAAAATAGAAAATACTATTCGCCAAATACGCGAGCAGCAGGCAGAGAAAGAAAGCACCAAACAACTTCGGCAAGAACTGGAAACTTTCAGCCGACAATTACAGCCCGAAGAGATAAAAACGATTAGCAAACCCGCCAATGTTGAAAAATCGGAAATAGAATTGGATGACAGCCCGATTGAAGTAGGCGATTATATCCGACTGAAAGGTACGGAAACCGTGGGCGAGGTAGTGGCTGTCAAAGGTAAGGAGGCCTCTATCGTGATTGGCGAGTTAAAATCAACGGTTAAAATCAATCGTCTGGAAAAAATCAGCCGCAAGAGCTATCGCCAATTGATGCCCGAAAAAGCCGCTCCTTCGTCTAATGTAGGTATCGATTTGAACGAAAAGATGTCGCATTTCAGCTTTGATTTGGATGTGCGCGGCAAGCGTGCCGAGGAAGCACTGACAGAGGTTTCTCAGTTTATTGACGATGCAATTATGCTCAGCCATCAGCATTTGCGCATTGTACATGGCAAAGGCGATGGTATTTTGCGCACCCTCATCCGCGACCATCTGCGCAAGTACAAGGAAGTGCTGCGATTGGAAGACGAACACGCCGACCGTGGCGGGGCAGGCATTACATTAGTAACGCTCCGGTAA
- a CDS encoding RagB/SusD family nutrient uptake outer membrane protein: protein MKLLKYALASSAIFVATSCANIVNEVNPTHILDTSNAFKTIENYEAALNGAYAQLRSVNAYGRNQSSIPDMMSDNLKESPENLPQGTRGMVDWVYAADNGEVANGWLGLYTIINSTNVVINGIDAFTTPANQRTANRIKGQALALRGWLHFDLLKWYANNYDRNSNDPGVPVMTTVSSTNPNARPARASVKEVYDRIFNDLNEALRLLSDVDRAINTASRRVNIDAIAVNAMLARVSLYAGLNADAIRFATTVINALPLATRAQFPAIWRDETAAEVAWAIRFNPGEGGPALEVYSPAGNDRASFDASPDMVALYDRVNDIRFNSYMAAGFSTRAPRPATRFIPIKYLGKGNNRDGVTDFKVLRTGEMYLIRAEARQRSGDAAGALQDLNTLRAARIQGFVPGTETGAALVQAIADERRRELFLEGHRWFDLKRTTRTINRQNCTPPATQCSLAPNSPRWTWPIPTPELNANPNITQNPGY, encoded by the coding sequence ATGAAACTATTAAAATACGCTTTGGCATCTTCGGCAATTTTTGTTGCCACCTCTTGTGCCAATATTGTTAATGAGGTCAATCCAACCCACATTTTGGATACTTCCAATGCGTTCAAAACCATTGAGAACTATGAGGCAGCGCTTAACGGCGCTTACGCTCAGTTACGCAGTGTGAATGCCTATGGACGCAACCAGTCTTCTATTCCCGATATGATGAGCGACAACCTGAAAGAGTCGCCCGAAAACCTGCCACAAGGCACTCGCGGCATGGTGGACTGGGTATATGCAGCAGACAATGGCGAAGTTGCCAACGGATGGCTCGGTTTATATACCATCATCAACTCTACAAACGTAGTTATCAATGGTATTGATGCTTTCACAACTCCTGCCAACCAGCGTACAGCTAACCGCATCAAAGGACAGGCATTGGCACTGCGCGGATGGCTGCACTTTGACCTGCTGAAATGGTATGCCAATAACTACGACCGCAACTCTAATGACCCGGGCGTGCCTGTTATGACAACCGTTTCCAGCACCAACCCCAATGCGCGCCCTGCTCGTGCATCCGTAAAAGAAGTGTACGACCGCATTTTCAACGATTTGAATGAGGCATTGCGTTTGTTGAGCGACGTAGACCGTGCGATTAACACTGCTTCTCGCCGTGTGAACATCGATGCGATTGCCGTTAATGCGATGCTGGCTCGTGTATCGCTGTATGCCGGACTGAATGCAGACGCTATACGCTTTGCAACAACGGTTATTAACGCTCTGCCGCTGGCAACCCGTGCACAATTCCCTGCCATTTGGCGCGATGAAACCGCTGCTGAAGTAGCATGGGCGATTCGCTTCAACCCCGGTGAAGGTGGCCCCGCTTTGGAAGTATATTCTCCTGCCGGTAACGACCGCGCATCTTTTGATGCCTCTCCTGACATGGTAGCCTTGTACGACCGCGTGAATGACATCCGTTTCAACAGCTACATGGCCGCCGGCTTCAGCACCCGTGCCCCACGTCCTGCTACGCGTTTTATTCCTATCAAATACTTGGGTAAAGGCAACAACCGCGACGGCGTAACCGACTTCAAAGTATTGCGTACCGGCGAAATGTACCTGATTCGTGCAGAAGCACGTCAGCGCTCAGGTGATGCCGCAGGTGCTCTGCAAGACCTGAACACTTTGCGTGCAGCCCGCATCCAAGGCTTTGTTCCGGGAACTGAAACAGGTGCAGCTCTGGTACAAGCAATTGCCGATGAGCGTCGTCGCGAACTGTTCTTGGAAGGCCACCGCTGGTTTGACTTGAAGCGCACTACCCGCACTATCAACCGCCAGAACTGTACGCCTCCGGCTACTCAGTGCTCACTGGCTCCTAACAGCCCTCGCTGGACTTGGCCTATTCCAACTCCTGAGTTGAATGCCAATCCTAACATAACACAGAACCCGGGCTACTAA